The genomic region ccattttgagcaatgtatgagaagttattacgagaagttggttatgtgcttttaaattaatgtttttgtaGTTaattcgcatataggtgatacgtaccccgaggacgagcgttcgcactcgaggcaggggggctacgacccttccatttatcagtgagtgggcttttgttttccgtatatacctatatacatttatattcccagaaattgattaaaaaggattatttatgttatgccatgcaccatattattattgtttatgcatcgtcacctgcattagtagtggcatacatttatatatgcatattgggtgctgtggacgcacaggtaagtgccaggtaaatgttattcatatttacattcagtagtagtttgagatgcttagagagctcataacctgcacccccactgttagtgctcccgcccagagtagggcacagtccttcacgtgatgttcacctcccgcaccacacgctcagcttggatccaagttaggtgcacagtcctgtcgtacagaccactttaggtggttccgactcgtaggtgacccgcgattattcgcacagccttcacgtgatcgtagcactagagcgtatatatatatatatatatatatatatatatatatatatatatatatatatatatatatatcacacccaggcctgtcgtacagaccactttaggtggttccgactcgtgggcaagttcagttattgagtttgagatttgagctctatatgcagccgtacaggtcacgttagctgactccggctgccagatgttatgctattggtgtgatttatacctgagcacttgcattcattatgaggctttgacatggcatatcttgagcatgattggcatacccttgagcatgttgggcatatctatacatacttatatatgtttattttctgggaagtatacaggttttacggcgaggggttagtatgtattttgctaaatgattttcaaagagctttgtttttgcccactcacgcttttgttttgcgcccctccaggttctagttgattagcagtttcggtggtatTCCCAGAGGATTCTCCCGgctttctgacagatactcaccagcgtagggtcgccttcgggtgtacttttatCGCAACTTTTcctttggactgctgtagtcttgctctgaatttgtatttcACTTATGCTAGCACTTgtcttagtactttgtatgctagtttttaattattcgtactttgatattactactttattagcttccgcacgtgcacatggttacgtcaccttcgtgtgatggccagcatgccctgatctcggtcgggatgtgtcaagcTTCGTGCACATAAAACGAGGAGGGATACATCGCATACATCAAGGCCAGCCATGCACACATAAAACGAGGCTGACTTCGTATAAGTCAAAATGACGTGGGCTCCATGGAAGCAAAAATGGAGGATTTCTAGCACGCAAAATGATGCGGACACCTTACATGTAAATCGAGGCAAACCAGGCACATAAGACAAGGTAGGCTTCACACATGCAAAACGAGGTAAACTCCCGGGTGCTCATAAAATGAGTCGGGCTCCACGGctggaaaaatatattttgaagaacaagaatataatattttgttgtagtggtaagagaaataaaagaaaaataatttttcttaccactacaacaaactatcatattcatgttcttcaaaatatattttttccgtGCAAAATCTAATATAATTCGTATTTAAACACTTATAATCAACAATTTAAAACCTTagtttaaagatatttgaaccttttatttttgttaatttttatttcatctaattctaaactacatattaataaaaccactttgtcaaccaaaagagggtgaaagacttcttttttttttttgttttttttttttgaacaaacgatagtatctacactaaggggagggggtgggcttagtcttacaatgagctagcaataatgtggttcaaattcacctttgcgcgagaatcaaacataagacctctcacttgcaagtgaagaggaataccactagaccatagtactaagtggcgggTGAAAGactatttaacaaaacaaaattttgctattttttgttCAAGCCTCACCTTAGgtgattttaacatctctaatttaaaaaataaaaaatatacactaaatatacattttaacatctctatattgttcacttattttttttacttttcggcttaaatattctactaaatataaaCTTGTTGCTCAGTAAATCATAAATCCCATTCCAAATACATTATAAagatttccttaatgctcacagaaaatatttcaagaaaataaaaaaaatttgcattttctaCAAATCGTGGATTAACACTCATGATTTTCAGTcgattttgcaaattcgtacataaatcacagTTCAACCTATTTATTCACCTTTGCCTaactgtgaagttttgaaaattaaggtgagactttccgttgagattcttgagtgtAACAATGTTCTGGGCCTCACGACTatgtttttcacttattttttttagttttcgaaatgttttttcacttatttttttagtttttggctcAAATATTCAACTAAATATACATATGTTcatcaataaattgtaaaactacTTCCAAATTCCTTAAAAAGTTTAACTTAATACTCAGGAAAAATATCtatcgaaaataaaaaatttgcattttgtcAAAAAACATGAGTGTTAGGCGGGCTTGATGCACGTAACACAAAGTGAACTCATCTCGCAGAATGAGGCGAACCATGACACGCCAAATAAGGTGGGCTCCGCTCAAAGAAAAAGGTCTGGGCTTCTGGCACGCAAAAGGAGGCGAGCTTCGCACACAGAAAACAAGGAGGGATTCATAGCACAAATCGAGGCCAGCTATGCCCATGTAAAACGAGGTTGGCTTTGTGTACACCAAAACAACGCGAGCTCCATGGACGCAAAAGAGGGTGGGCTTTTGGCACGTAAAACGATGTGGACACCTTACATGCAGAACGCGGCGAACCAACACATAAGACAAGGTGGGCTTCGCGCACGCAGAACAAAGCAAACTCTTAGGTGCTCATAAAATGAGTCAGGCTCCACGCCcagaaaactatattttgaagaacaagaatatgatattttgttttagtggtaagagaaataaaagaaaaatcaacaaaagtgttaaaaaatgattcaaattcttaGGGTGCCAGAAagtaggggtggaaaaaattcccgaaaatcccgaaccgaaccgaaaaaatcccgatcccaaaccaaaaatttcccaaaccgaaattcccgaaattttcgggatgctatcccgaaccaatcccaaaatttcggtatgggattcgggattggcttctcgatatttcgggaatcccataccaaaccgaaaatatataatattaattattatatatatatatttatacatatatatattattcttttataattgatgctagtagtttctaattcatgctcagcAACctagaatgccctacaccttgcatatttttcatgttctgtttgatattcatgtggattttattattgctgctgccatgactgatgatttcagaaggcttgattcttttgtctctcaacagattgcaaaaagagtttaattaatttgaattttgactatgataaaaagagtcaagcatgccagtgttcaattaaatggtagtgtgaatgaaatgaaattcctagttcataaatgtgttcttgaattatatatttgaagaacaattcataatttcatatttcaatttgggattcccgatttgtcccaaaatcccgaaaatatttcgggattcccgaaatttgggattcccgaaaatttggtttgggattgattttcaaattcccgtcccgaaaaatttcggtttgggattcgggatactagtttcggtatggtatcccataccgaaccacccctaccAGAAAGTCACATGACTTTCTGGCACCCTaataatctaaatatttttttacatgtttgttaatttttcttaccactacaacaaactatcatattcatgttcttcaaaatatatttttccgtTCAAAATCTAATATAATTCATTAATTCGTATTTAAACaattgtaatcaatgatttacaACCTTagtttaaagatatttgaactTCTTCCACAACTTTATTCACGTGTATTCTTCCACAAGTAAAATACACTACACCCTCTACTAACCACTTGAGTACATGCTAGTAAACATATGGAAATAAGAGATTCAATTCAACAAATAATGGTACTGCTAATACAAACACAATCAAGGCCAACACTTCAAGGATTCTTCACTTTGATCCTCAACTTTCGAGCCAACTGCGCTGCTTTCGGATGCACAGGCCGCTTGCTGCTGTCACACTGTTCTACTTCCACCCAATTAATCAATCTAAGAATGAGAGATTGAGGCACTTTTCGGATATCTTTATCCGTTGTCGTGCCTTTTGATTTCTTCATCCCCGTCTCCAATGCCTTCTCTATAAACTCCATAAACCAGTTCCCAGCTTCTGTTTCGATCTGCTTACTCAACCTGATTGTATTGCTTAAGCTGCTTAAACTAGCAGAAGCCGGTTTCTTGTTTTCGTCGTTCTCACCAATGGTTTCAAGGCTCAGCTTTCCAAGCGGAGTGGATGGTGCTTTCGGCTTTTGATGAGTAGAGCTTCTCAGGAGCTTCTCAAACGTTGTCGTTTTCTGCTCGCTTCTTTCAGGAACGGCTGCAACTGACTTGTACAAAGCGTGCCTTCTTTTCGATAGGTTCAATTTTGAGTTCACGGAGTTTTGAACAATTTCGTGCAAGACAGAATAGTCTTCATCATCTTGATCTTTATCTTTCTGCTGCTTAACTTTTGGAGTAGTCTGAGTCATTTCAGAAGCTGAAGTAGCTGCTTGAATCGATACCATATCGTTAACTGATTGGACGATTTGGTGATGGAATTCGAGGAATTTATCAAAGCAGGTTGATGGGGCATCCGCTTTAGCTGTTCTGCTTAAGTTTGAGAACATCCTGCAAAAGCAAGCATTGGTAGTTTAGCTAAAAAAATATCTCAAAGTTAAATTTTGCACTACCATAAGAAAAAGGAGGGTATTCGCTTTACTTGAGAGATCGAACTAGGGTATCGGTTGCTGAAGCCTCTCTGAGTGCATTAAGGGCAATCTTCTGAGCAGTCTCTCTATGCTGCACAGCTTCCTGCATAAACATAATCTCatctcaaaacccaaaaaaatttggtttcgGTCATAAACTAGAAAGAACACTTGGAGATGAAAGTGCTTACTTTGCCGAGCAAGCTGAGCCTTCCTGGTAAATTCACGGGGAGGCAGAGGCTAGTGCTGTTTTCGTTGCACAAGTTACCAGGCTGAGGCTGCTGCTGAGAGTTCGCGTTCATGTCCTTCGAGTTGGAGGATTTCTGTGCAGCATCTCCAGCCACACTGAGTGAAGTTCCCACTCTTGCATTTCGCGGTGGTGGAGTTGaggtcttctttttttcctacaATAAAACAAGAATTCACATTCTCAGCCAACCAAATCCAACATACTTGaacaaacaaaatcaaacattcttcaacaaacaaaaattctAATTAGCAGAAAAATCAGTTGGTGCAGCTCAGACAATACTACTAAAGAGGAGCAATGTACCTACAGCTGGGTTGAAGGGACTAATTGGGATCCTTGGCTCTCGATCAGACACACTTCTACTCCTAGGAAATTTTGACATAGACGGCATGACACAGCTTTTTCGCAATGCAGGGCTTTCGCCTCCCTTGGAATCCGCCATCTTAGCCAAAAGTCCACCACCAACCGAAGACCGAATGCCTGAATTCGACCCTCCATCTCTTCCTACTCTCCCCCTAATCATCGGAGACATCGACCCGTTTCTTCCACCACGCTCTTTAACCGGAGTGCACTGGTCGAAATCCAAAGGAACCGGCTTTAACACCATGGGAGACGAAACCCCATCAGCTCCATTAAGCCCTATTCCCCAAGACCCCCTTCTAGTAGGCTTTGAATTCGACATTTGCTCgattctctctcccttctccctcAGCCCCATTAGAGGTTCCGGTGTACCCATCAGAGGATGCCGGCCAGGGAGTGGTTTGGCTCCCTTCACCACCGGCACTGGCGACCCGGGCTCCAATCTGTCGACATATATAAACTGACCCAGCTGCATTTTGTTACTGAGAACAAAGTCGTTGTGTTCGGCGGGGAGGCTGACGTAGATTGAGTGGGAAGAATCGGAGACTTTTATGTAGAAGCCCTGTGTGGGCCAGAGACTCTTCTCGTCAAGGTCCACCGGCACGATGTCAGTGACCTGCAGAAGCGCGCTCCGGTGCTCGCCAGTGGGCTTCACCCCTGTGTTCATTCCGTCCATGAGCTTCAGTAGAATTCCCGGTGCCAAAGCTGCCATTTTTCGCCTTTTAGGGGTTGGAGAACGGGGAAGATGACGATCGTGGTTGGAAATTGAAAACCCAGGTGGCGATTTTCGATTTTGTGGAGTTGAAGATAGTTCTTAGTTCTCAAGGGTTTGAGGGTAAGAAGTAGATGACGTTTAAGTTGACCGTTAGCAACGGGAGCTATGTGTGCCAAAAGGTTACTTTTTTAAAATTCAGAAATTTTCGAACGTTGAGGCAACGGTCAGATTTTGCTGGTGCGTCACGTAATGTTTTTGAATTATTGGTGAAAAAAGAGTCGATcaataaatgataaaattatatttgaaaccgccaaaaatgaaaaatatcacGACTTTCTCctttcattaaatttaaatttacctAGATCCAAAAAAGGGGTCGGGGAAagttgtttatttattaatttgatttttgtttggatttgatttgaatttttatataatatatttaaaaaaaaaaggtaaaggaCAAGAGAGTTATTTACTAAATGGGAAGAAATTAAAGGGGTATAAAATGTGTCTAAAAATGTTTGTGAAGAGAAGATATTTGGTAAGGTTGTCCGACTAGTGCAACTCTCACACTGAATGCCGTCAGACAAGACTCAAATACATAAAATTTCTCATGCTTTTGTAAAAAATATCTTACAATTGACTTTCTACAAGAAAAATTTTAGAGAACCTCAGTAGTAGGATAAAATTTTATGGATATGAAAAATATAAGTTACACTTAGACTATCTAGTTGGGGAGAATTTTTTAGCGTGCCAAGAACACGACCCAGTATCATAATACCAGtggttgaaattatttttcaaatatccaaccacttgtattaCGACACTTTGTGCACCGGACCGTGTTTCTGCCGCATTGTAAAGTTAATACTACAAAGTTTGCAATACTT from Pyrus communis chromosome 4, drPyrComm1.1, whole genome shotgun sequence harbors:
- the LOC137732499 gene encoding uncharacterized protein produces the protein MAALAPGILLKLMDGMNTGVKPTGEHRSALLQVTDIVPVDLDEKSLWPTQGFYIKVSDSSHSIYVSLPAEHNDFVLSNKMQLGQFIYVDRLEPGSPVPVVKGAKPLPGRHPLMGTPEPLMGLREKGERIEQMSNSKPTRRGSWGIGLNGADGVSSPMVLKPVPLDFDQCTPVKERGGRNGSMSPMIRGRVGRDGGSNSGIRSSVGGGLLAKMADSKGGESPALRKSCVMPSMSKFPRSRSVSDREPRIPISPFNPAEKKKTSTPPPRNARVGTSLSVAGDAAQKSSNSKDMNANSQQQPQPGNLCNENSTSLCLPVNLPGRLSLLGKEAVQHRETAQKIALNALREASATDTLVRSLKMFSNLSRTAKADAPSTCFDKFLEFHHQIVQSVNDMVSIQAATSASEMTQTTPKVKQQKDKDQDDEDYSVLHEIVQNSVNSKLNLSKRRHALYKSVAAVPERSEQKTTTFEKLLRSSTHQKPKAPSTPLGKLSLETIGENDENKKPASASLSSLSNTIRLSKQIETEAGNWFMEFIEKALETGMKKSKGTTTDKDIRKVPQSLILRLINWVEVEQCDSSKRPVHPKAAQLARKLRIKVKNP